From Streptomyces sp. NBC_00775, one genomic window encodes:
- a CDS encoding MMPL family transporter → MAVLLHRLGHSAYRHRKLVLGIWLFVLAALITCVSLFSGKLDDRFAVPGTESQRALDSLSKTLPEASGASAQIVFTAPKGHQVTEAPYAATIAQSVAEAEKAPQVSDVVDPSTSGAVSADRTTAIIQLQYPVQNAQVRTSSVDAIEDMAKAAEKNGLKTSVGGSVYSSKGVHVGPSEIIGVAVALLVLVVTFGSLPAAGMALLPALIGVAVGLAGLLALAPAASISSTAVTLALMLGLAVGIDYVLFILSRHRQQLARGTDPKESIALATGTAGSAVVFAGTTVIIALAALSVIGIPFLTTMGLGAAGAVLIAVLAAITLVPAIAGFAGSRLIPKPGSRAARRAADTEGSTDRTTMGTRWTKRVIAKPLLTVLAVAGILVTLALPATDMRLALPDNGSAPHASTERKAYDTINDKFGPGFNGPLLVLAETKHGTAAASAQAGAQVAQKLSTLKNVKAVLPPQPTSDPAQSVITVLPASGPDSVRTGQLVGDIRKAAPDIRETTGASVAVTGTTAVNIDVSNRLSDSLLPFVAIVVGLSLLLLMVVFRSLVIPVKAAVGFLLSVGASLGLVVAVFQWGWLADVLDVPHSGPVGSFLPIILIGVLFGLAMDYEVFLVSGMREEWAHTRRARQSVIDGARHSVRVVTAAALIMFTVFAGFFPLDDSLIKPIAFALAVGVAIDAFAVRMTLVPAVLALAGRGAWWLPAWLDRILPDLDIEGTSLQKAPATDQKEPQPVS, encoded by the coding sequence ATGGCCGTCCTGCTCCACCGGCTGGGCCACAGCGCCTACCGGCACCGAAAGCTCGTCCTGGGTATATGGCTCTTCGTCCTGGCCGCGCTCATCACGTGCGTCAGCCTCTTCAGCGGCAAGCTCGACGACCGCTTCGCAGTGCCCGGCACCGAGTCCCAGCGTGCGTTGGACAGTCTGAGCAAGACCCTTCCGGAAGCATCGGGCGCGAGCGCCCAGATCGTCTTCACCGCTCCCAAGGGCCACCAGGTCACCGAAGCCCCCTACGCCGCGACCATCGCCCAGAGCGTGGCGGAAGCCGAGAAGGCTCCCCAGGTCAGCGACGTCGTCGACCCCAGCACCTCCGGCGCCGTCTCGGCCGACCGGACCACGGCGATCATCCAGCTCCAGTACCCCGTGCAGAACGCTCAGGTCCGTACCTCATCGGTGGACGCGATCGAGGACATGGCCAAGGCGGCGGAGAAGAACGGGCTGAAGACGTCGGTGGGCGGGTCCGTCTACAGCAGCAAAGGCGTCCACGTCGGCCCGTCGGAGATCATCGGCGTGGCCGTGGCCCTGCTCGTCCTGGTCGTCACGTTCGGGTCGTTGCCGGCCGCCGGCATGGCGCTGCTGCCCGCGCTGATCGGTGTGGCGGTGGGACTGGCCGGGCTGCTCGCTCTCGCGCCCGCGGCCAGCATCTCCTCCACCGCCGTCACGCTCGCCCTCATGCTGGGCCTGGCCGTCGGCATCGACTACGTCCTGTTCATCCTCTCCCGCCACCGACAGCAACTGGCCCGCGGAACCGACCCCAAGGAATCCATCGCGCTGGCCACCGGCACGGCCGGAAGCGCCGTGGTCTTCGCCGGCACCACCGTGATCATCGCGCTCGCCGCACTGAGCGTCATCGGCATCCCGTTCCTGACCACCATGGGTCTCGGGGCCGCCGGAGCCGTACTCATCGCCGTGCTGGCCGCGATCACCCTCGTCCCCGCCATCGCGGGATTCGCCGGCTCCCGGCTCATCCCCAAGCCCGGCAGCCGCGCCGCCCGGCGGGCCGCCGACACCGAGGGCTCCACCGACCGCACCACCATGGGCACCCGCTGGACCAAGCGGGTCATCGCCAAGCCTCTGCTGACGGTGCTCGCGGTGGCGGGCATCCTGGTGACCCTCGCCCTGCCCGCCACGGACATGCGCCTGGCTCTTCCCGACAACGGCTCGGCCCCGCACGCCTCCACCGAGCGCAAGGCCTACGACACGATCAACGACAAGTTCGGTCCCGGCTTCAACGGCCCGCTCCTCGTACTGGCCGAGACCAAGCACGGCACGGCTGCCGCGAGCGCACAGGCCGGCGCCCAGGTGGCCCAGAAGCTGTCGACCCTCAAGAACGTCAAGGCCGTCCTGCCACCCCAGCCCACCAGCGACCCGGCTCAGAGCGTCATCACCGTCCTGCCCGCCTCCGGCCCGGACAGCGTCCGCACCGGCCAACTCGTCGGCGACATCCGTAAGGCCGCGCCCGACATCCGTGAAACCACGGGTGCCTCTGTGGCAGTCACCGGCACCACCGCGGTCAACATCGACGTCTCCAACCGGCTCAGCGACTCCCTGCTGCCCTTCGTCGCCATCGTCGTCGGCCTCAGCCTGCTCCTGCTGATGGTCGTCTTCCGATCTCTGGTCATCCCCGTCAAGGCCGCCGTCGGCTTCCTGCTCTCGGTGGGCGCCTCGCTCGGCCTCGTCGTCGCCGTCTTTCAGTGGGGCTGGCTGGCCGACGTCCTCGACGTGCCGCACAGCGGCCCCGTCGGCAGTTTCCTGCCGATCATCCTGATCGGCGTGCTCTTCGGACTGGCCATGGACTACGAGGTGTTCCTCGTGTCCGGGATGCGCGAGGAATGGGCCCACACCCGGCGGGCCCGCCAGTCGGTCATCGACGGCGCACGTCACAGCGTGCGCGTCGTGACCGCGGCCGCGCTGATCATGTTCACTGTCTTCGCCGGGTTCTTCCCGCTGGACGACTCCCTGATCAAGCCCATCGCGTTCGCCCTGGCCGTCGGAGTGGCCATCGATGCCTTCGCCGTCCGCATGACGCTCGTACCCGCGGTGCTCGCCCTCGCCGGCCGGGGCGCCTGGTGGCTGCCGGCCTGGCTGGACAGGATCCTGCCCGACCTCGACATCGAGGGGACCAGCCTTCAGAAGGCTCCGGCGACGGACCAGAAGGAGCCCCAGCCCGTCTCCTGA
- a CDS encoding TetR/AcrR family transcriptional regulator — MAHVPAAERRPQLIKAAIDFMTREGVAAGSTRAIAAELGVAQATVHYTFGTKEGLYRAVMEQLTQDLITQVEQAAPADAGFEETASTLAAALWRTVREQPASHQLLTELTMFALRTPALSEALDSHYRGVTEVTARLVTEAAERTGQPLAQPAETIARFFLAGFDGLTLQHLSHPDEEAEHTCLQAFVSAVVAMAGGRLELVAVPAS, encoded by the coding sequence ATGGCTCACGTTCCCGCGGCCGAGCGCCGCCCTCAGCTGATCAAAGCGGCCATCGACTTCATGACCAGGGAAGGAGTCGCGGCCGGGAGCACCCGTGCCATCGCCGCCGAGCTGGGGGTGGCCCAGGCCACGGTGCACTACACCTTCGGCACGAAGGAAGGGCTGTACCGCGCCGTCATGGAGCAGCTCACCCAGGATCTGATCACCCAGGTCGAGCAGGCCGCGCCGGCCGACGCCGGATTCGAGGAGACGGCCAGCACGCTGGCCGCCGCCCTGTGGCGGACGGTGCGTGAGCAGCCCGCCAGCCATCAGCTCCTCACGGAACTGACCATGTTCGCGCTTCGCACCCCCGCCCTGAGCGAGGCCCTCGACAGCCACTACCGGGGTGTGACCGAAGTGACGGCGAGGCTGGTCACCGAGGCGGCCGAACGCACCGGCCAGCCCCTGGCCCAACCCGCGGAGACGATCGCACGGTTCTTCCTCGCCGGCTTCGACGGGCTCACCCTGCAGCACCTCTCCCACCCCGACGAGGAGGCCGAGCACACCTGCCTCCAGGCCTTCGTGTCCGCCGTGGTGGCCATGGCCGGCGGCCGGCTGGAGCTGGTGGCCGTGCCTGCGAGCTGA